Genomic DNA from Dehalococcoidales bacterium:
GCTTTTAAATAATCTTCACCGGCTGTCACTGCTTCAATATCACCCCCCTGAGCGAGGCGTACGGGGATCATGCCCGCAGCCAGAATCAGCTCTTCTGGTACATGAGGACAAAAATAGCCGACGACTTTTTTCCCCTCTGCTTTGGCTTGAATGATCCTGACGGAATCCGTTTCTATCCTTTCTTCTAGCGGAGCCAGCAGAATACTATCGTATGTGTTCACAGTGTTGTCTCCTAGCTTTATTTTGTTGTACCAGCCTTAAGCAAATCCTCGGCAATCAAAGCCGCCCCCAAGGCGCCAATGAGTTGGGGATCAATATCTGTTGGTACTATGATTTCAGTACCCAACTCTTGCTCCAGTGCATATTTGACTCCGCTGTTTTTAGCGACACCGCCAGTCATCATTACAACGGGTTTTACTCCTAATCGATTAGCCATCGTGCCGACTCGTCCGGCTATAGAGCTATGCAAGCCGGCAATGATGTTCTCCTTGCTTTCTCCGGCAGCTAAAAGAGAGATAATCTCCGTTTGGGCAAATACGGTACACATGCTTGAAATTTTGCATATTTCAGTTGAAGCCGCAGATAAATTTCCAAGATCTTCAAGAGGTACGTGCAATACTAACTGGGCAGCTGATTCTAAAAACCGACCAGTGCCGGAAGCGCACTTGTCATTTATTACGAAATCGACCACTTTACCACTCGAATCTACCGATATCACCTTGGAATCCTGACCGCCGATATCAATGACAGTCTTGATATCCGGTGACACAAAGTGGGCGCCGCGTCCGTGACAGGTTATTTCAGTCACTGTCTTATCCGCAAAAGATGCACTTACTCTTCCATACCCTGTTACCACAGTGAACCCAAGCAAGGATTTATCATAACCGGAATCGATTATGGCGGACTCCATGATCTCCCGGCCTGCATGTGCCGGATTTGAACCGGTTGGTTCGATTCTGCCCAGCAGAAATTCGCCATTTTTCAGGATTACTGCTTTCGCTGTTGTGCTACCAATATCGACCCCGGCTACGATGTATTCTGTCATTGACAACCTCCTTATTTTGTTATCAGTTATCCTAATTCGGTAATAATCCCAATCTTGCCATTTCATCAGCAACATGCCCAAGGCCCAGCTGTTCGTACTTGGTTCTGGTTGGCCAACCGGTGATGGTATCCCAGCCGCGTTGCTTGTAATAATTATCTACCATTAAAGAAAAACCGCCTTCATCTATTATTGATCCCGTTGTTCCATCAGGGCGTTTGAAAAAAGGCAAAATCTCGTTAACTTCTTGCTCTCTGCTTCGGTCGTGATTTCGGATAAGCACTGCCCTTTGCAGATTTTTTAACCTCTCTCCGATGAAGTCCAGCTCTTCTTCAGAAGTATCCCGACCGGTAACTGCAGATAAAAACTTTGATTCAGCGCTGGAGAAATGAACAATAGGAAACGCCCAATCGCACAACGTAAGGGAGCATTTTATTTCTGAGCGATGCTCGTCCCAAATAGCCATCTTAGGCCCGATATCGCTTTTATAGGGATCTTTTTTAAATTTCTCCAGGTCATCAGCCTTTGAACGATGGTGTGTATCATTGTTGGAATCCCTGGTTTGAGTCATCCAGGTTAAGGCTCTGAGTAGCCAGTCGGGATAAGGTAGAGATGCATTTATGCCTCTACCGCTATAATGCGCGGCATACCCCCAAGCTTGCTGAAGGCTCACTGGTGTAGGCCGGTCAACTCCTTTATAGCGTCGAATACCTGTATATATGGTTTCGCCAAATTTTTCTTTTCCCAGGGTGCTTATTGCCCGGCTTGTTCCTTCAGCCAGTAAGTCACCGAAATCTTGCCTATATGCAATCTGGTTGAGTAGTTTTACCCACCATTCGGGCTTTTCTGGTTCTATGATTAAACCGGTTTCGCTTGCTGAAAAGAGACCTTCGTGTGCACACATTACCAGCCACGGAACCATTCCACCCAAGATTTCATACTGGTTCAAGCCCAAGTCATTGGTTAGCTCGATAACTTCAAGCCCTCTTTCAATGTTGTGTGACCACAATGGCCACTCGACTCCAGGTTCCTCTCCGTGATCATCGCTTTGCTGCCAGCCGGCAGCCAGTTTACCGATACAAGCAAAATCAGAACAATGGAATCCACCACGGGTTGATCTGGGAACATTTAACAATGCTGGCATGCAGTATCTATCGCAAGATTGAGAGCAAGAAAGTTTGAACCTCGGCCAGGGTATATTCTTGAGAGTTTGTCCAAAATATTCCAGATCCTCATACTGTGTCAGAGGATTTTTTGCTGGTATGCGGGCAATGTCACTGCGCCTTTGTAATAATTCAACAGGTCGAGCTATGCGAATTGAGCCCGATCCCTTTACGCTTATTGCTTTAAGATTCTTGGAACCAGCGACTCCTCCAAATCCGCCCTGGCCAGCTGCATTGCCGCTGTCGGTAAGCATAATTGCAATTCTGGATTTTTTCTCACCTGCTGGCCCGATTACCAGATTGCACGAATCCTTTCCATGTATTCTTTTTAATTCGTGCTGGGTTGCGTAGATACCCAAACCCCACAAATACCGTGCATCCCTGATTTCAGCGTTACCATCAGTGATACATACGTAACAAGGTGAAGGAGCAGCTCCTCGAATAATAACTGCATCGAATCCACTGTATTTAAGTTTGGGGCCGAACCAGCCACCGATACCAGAATGTGAATACATCTCCGGTATGCTCTGCGGAGATACACCACCGACCTCCATTCTGCCCGAAGTGGGAGCTGGTGTACCCGTGAGCGGGCCAGTTGAAAGCATAAGGCAATTATCTGGGCTAAAAGCGCTTGTTCCTTTGGGAATATGCTCCCAAGCCAGACAATGCATTAGCCCTTTTCCGCCGATATATTCAAAAGCGTATTTCTCAGTAGCGATCTTTGAAATACGCCCGCTTCCCAAATCTATATCCAAAATATTTCCTGCCCAGCCATAAAGCTCGCTCAAATTATCTTCCCTCCATTTTCAGACATTGGGCAGGGCAAAACTCAATGCAGGCAGGTCCGGCTGGCCTGTTCCTGCACATATCGCACATTCGCACAATCTGTTGTTCAGGATCGAAACTGATTCTAGGTGGTTCCAGCGTACAGGCTTTAACGCATTCTTTGCAGCCTTGGGTACATTCATTGGAATTGATATAACGTATTCCTGATCCCCCTTCAATACACAACGCTTTATCTCTTTGAGGGCAGGCAAAATAACAGGAGGGATAATCGCATTGCAAACAGGTAAGTACTTGATAGGTCAGGCTATCTTCGTTTTTATTCAGCCATATGCGGCGTAGATTAGGGCCAACTGCACCATCATGAAAAACAGAGCAAACTAACTCGCAGGTCTCACAACCTGTGCAAACCGATTCGTTCGTTGCCGTTTGAGTCAATCGGTTATTAGGTTTAAGAACATTCGTAGAAACGGGGTTCCTTGAATACAGAGCTGCGGCACCACTTCCAGCTAATAAACCACCTGCAGCCAGACTGGCGTCTTTAATAAATTCCCTTCGGGTTATTTTACTCAAAACTATAGTATTCCTGAATATTATAAATGTTTTACGACAAACGTATCAGTTTTACATCAATAAAACAATTGCAGACCAATTTCGTCTGTTATTACAAGACCGCACTCCTCTTCGTGTCAAGTGATATTGTGGGAAACAATTGCTAGTGTGCTGTAGTGTTTTTTCTTCGAAGTAGA
This window encodes:
- a CDS encoding aldehyde ferredoxin oxidoreductase N-terminal domain-containing protein; translation: MSELYGWAGNILDIDLGSGRISKIATEKYAFEYIGGKGLMHCLAWEHIPKGTSAFSPDNCLMLSTGPLTGTPAPTSGRMEVGGVSPQSIPEMYSHSGIGGWFGPKLKYSGFDAVIIRGAAPSPCYVCITDGNAEIRDARYLWGLGIYATQHELKRIHGKDSCNLVIGPAGEKKSRIAIMLTDSGNAAGQGGFGGVAGSKNLKAISVKGSGSIRIARPVELLQRRSDIARIPAKNPLTQYEDLEYFGQTLKNIPWPRFKLSCSQSCDRYCMPALLNVPRSTRGGFHCSDFACIGKLAAGWQQSDDHGEEPGVEWPLWSHNIERGLEVIELTNDLGLNQYEILGGMVPWLVMCAHEGLFSASETGLIIEPEKPEWWVKLLNQIAYRQDFGDLLAEGTSRAISTLGKEKFGETIYTGIRRYKGVDRPTPVSLQQAWGYAAHYSGRGINASLPYPDWLLRALTWMTQTRDSNNDTHHRSKADDLEKFKKDPYKSDIGPKMAIWDEHRSEIKCSLTLCDWAFPIVHFSSAESKFLSAVTGRDTSEEELDFIGERLKNLQRAVLIRNHDRSREQEVNEILPFFKRPDGTTGSIIDEGGFSLMVDNYYKQRGWDTITGWPTRTKYEQLGLGHVADEMARLGLLPN
- a CDS encoding twin-arginine translocation signal domain-containing protein; the encoded protein is MSKITRREFIKDASLAAGGLLAGSGAAALYSRNPVSTNVLKPNNRLTQTATNESVCTGCETCELVCSVFHDGAVGPNLRRIWLNKNEDSLTYQVLTCLQCDYPSCYFACPQRDKALCIEGGSGIRYINSNECTQGCKECVKACTLEPPRISFDPEQQIVRMCDMCRNRPAGPACIEFCPAQCLKMEGR
- a CDS encoding acyl-CoA dehydratase activase, with the translated sequence MTEYIVAGVDIGSTTAKAVILKNGEFLLGRIEPTGSNPAHAGREIMESAIIDSGYDKSLLGFTVVTGYGRVSASFADKTVTEITCHGRGAHFVSPDIKTVIDIGGQDSKVISVDSSGKVVDFVINDKCASGTGRFLESAAQLVLHVPLEDLGNLSAASTEICKISSMCTVFAQTEIISLLAAGESKENIIAGLHSSIAGRVGTMANRLGVKPVVMMTGGVAKNSGVKYALEQELGTEIIVPTDIDPQLIGALGAALIAEDLLKAGTTK